A region of the Mycobacteriales bacterium genome:
GCTCCGGTCCCACCACTCCCCGACGGGTCCGGCCCTCGAAGGTCGCCGCCTTCACGACCCGGTTGCGCAGGGTCAGCGGGCCGAGCCGCGCGGGCTCGAAGACCGACGTCACATCGCCCGCAAGACGTTCTTGGTGACCTTGCCGCCGGCGTTGCGCGGCAGCGAGTCCACGACCTCGACGGTGCGCGGCACCTTGTAGTTGGCCAGCCGCTCGCGCGACCAGGCGAGCAGCTCCGCAGGGTCCAGCGGCACACCGGCCCGGGGTACGACGAAGGCCTTCCCCACCTCACCGAGGCGGTCGTCGGGCACGCCGATGACGGCGACGTCGGCGACGGCCTCGTGGCGCAGCAGGACCTGCTCGACCTCGGCGGGGTAGGCGTTGAAGCCGCCGACGACGTACATGTCCTTGATGCGGTCGGTGATCCGTAGGTTGCCCGCGTCGTCCATCACGCCGACGTCGCCGGTGCGCAGCCAGCCATCGCCGTCCACGGCCTCGGCCGTCGCGGCGTCGTCGTCCCAGTAGCCGCTCATCACCGCGTAGGACCGGATGAGCACCTCCCCCGGCTCCCCGGGAGCGAGCGGCTCGCCTGTCTCGCCGACCACGCGCACCTCGACGCCGTCCACCGCCCGACCGGAGGTCGTGGCGACCAGCTCGTCGGAGTCACCGACCCGGCACCCTGTCGCGAAGCCGCCGCACTCGGTGAGCCCGTAGGCGGTGATGACGGTCTCGAAGCCGAGGTCGCTGCGCATCCGCTCCACGAGCACCTGCGGGACGACAGCCGCTCCCGTGACCGCGAGCCGCAACGACGACAGCGAGCCACCGCGAGGGTGCTCGAGCAGCGAGGAGAACAGCGTCGGCGGCCCGGGCACGACCGACACCTGCTCGGTATCGATGACCCGCACGGCCTCGTCGACGTCGAAGACGGGCAGCGGCAGGCAGGTGGCCGTCTTCAGCAGGCAGGCCAGCAGACCGGCCTTGTAGCCGAAGGTGTGGAAGAACGGCGCGACGACGAGCATCCGCTCGCCCTCGACGAGCCCGACGGTGTCGGCCCAGGTCTGGAACAGCCGCACCGACGCACCGTGCCGGGCGACGACGCCCTTGGGACGGCCGGTCGTGCCGGACGTGAAGACGATGTCGCAGGGGTCGTCGTCGGTGACGTCCGCCGCCAGTGCATCGACGTCGAGGTCAGCCGACCCCCCGGCGAGGAAGGCGTCCCACTCCGACATGCGGACCACCGGGACGTCGAGTCCGAGCGCCTCGACCGGGTCGGCGCCAAGGAGCCCCGACAGGAACCTGTCGTCGACGACCAGCAGGGACACACCGACGCGCGAGAGGCAGTACGCCGCCTCCTCGCCCTTGAAGCGGGTGTTCACCGGCACGAGGGCCGCACCGAGCGACACCGACCCGAGAGCCGCAACGGCCCACCGGTGGCTGTTGGGCGCCCACAGCCCGACCCGGTCACCGCGCCGGACGCCCGCGGCATGCAGCGCCCGCGCTCCCCGTCGTACCTCGTCCTGGAGCTCGGCGAAGGTCCAGCGCACCTCGTCGGTCACCAGCGCCGTGCGGTCCGGTGCGCGCTCGGCGGCAGTGGCGAGCGCCGCGGGGATGGTGGTCAAGAAAGGGCCTCCGAGTTGTAGCAAGCGCTTGGTCGGGAGGGTAGGGTCGGCCCGTCCGAGCGTCAACGAAGCGAGGAGATCCGCGTGGCCGCCCCCGTCGACCGGCGCGACGTGATCCTGCAGCGCGCCGCGGACCTCTTCGCCCGCCAAGGCGTCGCCGCCACGACCGTGCGCGAGATCGCCGACGCCGTCGGGATCCTCTCCGGCTCGCTCTACCACCACTTCGCGAGCAAGGACGACATCGTCGACGCGATCGTCGGCACCTTCATGACCGATCTGGTGGAGCGCTACGACGCGGTGCTGGCGCTGTCCGACGACCCCGCGGAGCGGCTGCGCGGGCTCGTCGTCGCGAGCCTCGAGACCGTCGCCGGGCACCCGCACGCCACCGAGATCTACCAGAAGGACGCCCGCTACCTCGCGAGCACCAGCGAGGGCAAGGCGCCGGTCATGGACAACGCGCGGCTCATCCGCAAAGCCTGGATCGGCGTGCTCGAGCAGGGCGTCGAGGCGGGGCTGTTCCGCAACGACGTGCCGGTCGGCGTCGTCTACCCGCTGCTGCGCGACGGCCTGTGGCTGACGGCCCGGTGGTTCAAGCCGAGCCGCGACTACGGCTACGACGAGCTCGCCCGCGACTACCTCAAGGTCTTCCTCGAGGGCATCGCGAGCGGCGTCCCGGCGGTCCGCGGCTGATGGAGCTAGAGGAGACCGATCAGGAGCAGGCCTTCCGCGCCGAGGCGAGGGCCTGGCTGCGCGCGCACGTCCCTCACGGGCTGCCGAGTGGCGACACCCGCGAGGGCTTCGCGCTCCACCTCGACTGGGAGAAGCAGCTCTACGACGCCCGCTGGGCCGTCGTCTCCTGGCCCGATCAGTACGGCGGTCGCGGCGCGAGCGCGTGGGAGTGGCTCGCCTTCGAGGAGGAGTACTACGCCGCGGGCGGTCCGCAGCGCGTCACCCAGAACGGCATCTTCCTGCTCGCCCCGACGCTGTTCGGCTTCGGCACCCAGGAGCAGCAGGACACCCTGCTCCCGCGGATGGCGGCTGCTCAGGACCTGTGGTGCCAGGGCTGGTCGGAGCCCGGTGCCGGCTCCGACCTCGCGAGCCTGACCAGCCGCGCCGACCGGGTCGACGGCGGGTGGGTCCTGTCCGGCCAGAAGACCTGGACCACCCGCGGGGCCTTCTGCACGCACCTTTTCGGGCTGTTCCGCACCGACCCCGAGTCGTCGCGGCACCACGGCCTCACCTACTTCCTGGTGCCGCTCGACGCCCCCGGCGTGACGGTCCGCGGCTTCGCCCGGCTCGACGGTGACGAGGGCTTCGCCGAGGTCTTCTTCGACGACGTGACGGTGCCCGACAGCGCCGTGCTCGGTGGCGTCGGTGCGGGCTGGTCGGTCGCGATGGCCACGACCGGCTCCGAACGCGGGCTCACCCTGCGCTCCCCCGGGCGCTACACCGCGGCCGCCGACCGGCTCGTCGAGCTCGCCCGCGACCACGCGGTCGACGACGGCCAGCGCGATGCGGTCGTGCGCGCCTGGGTCGACGCCGAGGCCTACCGCCTCTACACCCTGCAGGCCGTCAGCAACGAGCAGGCCGGCCGGTCGCGGGTCGGCGAGTCCAGCATCGCCAAGCTCGCCTGGTCCGAGCTCGACGTGCGACTGCACGAGACCGCGCTCGACCTGCTCGGCCCCGGCGCGGAGCTCGAGGGCCCGTGGAGCAAGGGCTTCCAGTTCTCCCTCGCCGGACCCATCTACGCCGGCACCAACGAGGTCCAGCGCAACATCGTCGCCGAGCGCCTGCTCGGCCTGCCCCGGAAGTAGCGGACCGATGCACTTCGGCCTCACCGACGAGGCCCTCGCCCTGCGCGAGGGCGTGCGCGACGTGCTCGCCAAGGCCTGCACGCCCGACGTCGTGCGGGCCTCCTGGACCGACGACACCGTGACGTCGCGGTTGTGGTCGCAGCTGGGCGAGCTCGGCCTGCTCGGCCTGCTCGTCCCCGAGGGCGACGGCGGCCTGGGACTCACCGAGCTCGTCGCGGTCGCCGCGCTCGAGGAGGCCGGCTGGGCCGGCGTGCCCGGCCCGCTGGTCGAGACCGTCGCGTTCGCTCCGCTGCTCGTCGGCACAGCAGCCCTCGACGACGTCCTCGCAGGCAGGGCGCGTACGACGGTCCAGCGCTCCGACGGGCCGGTGCCCGGAGCCGCGGTGGCCGAGCTCGTGGTGCAGGTGCACGGTGGCGTCGACGGCGTCCGGTTGCTGCACCGCGGGGACGCCGTGGTCACGCCGGTCGAGACCGTCGACGCGAGCAGGCAGGCGGCGCTGGTCAGCGGCGTCGGCGAGCCGCTCACCGGTGACGCACTGCTCGCGCTGCTGCGCGGCACCCTCGGCACGGCCGCGTTCCTGCTCGGGCTGGCCCGTCGGCAGCTCGACCTCACCGTCGCCTACGTCAGCGACCGCAGGCAGTTCGGCGTTCCGGTCGGGTCGTTCCAGGCCGTGAAGCACCCGCTGGCCGACGCGGCCGTCGGCACCGAGCTGGCCTGGCCGACGGTCCTGCGCGCGGCCCACTCGCTGGCCACCGACGACGCCGATGCCGCGGTCCACGTCAGCGCTGCCAAGGCGCTCGCGAGCGACGCGGCGTACTCCGTGTCCCGAGCCTGTCTCCAGGCTCACGGGGCGATGGCCTACACCGTGGAGTACGACCTGCACCTGTTCGCCAAGCGCACCTGGGCGCTCGCGCGCGACTGGGGCAGCAGCACCGAGCACCGGGCGGTCATCGCCGACCACCTGCGACTGGAGGAGCACCGATGAGCGAGGACGAGCCGGTCCGCTACGAGAAGCGGGGGGCGGTGGCCATCGTGACGATGGACCGCCCCGACTACCGCAACGCGCAGAACTCCAAGATGACCTACGCGCTCGACGCCGCGTTCTACCGCGCCGTCGACGACGACGAGGTGAAGGTCATCGTGCTCGCCGGGGAGGGCAAGCACTTCAGCGCCGGCCACGACATCGGCACGCCCGGTCGCGACATCACGCAGTCCTTCGAGCGCAAGGCCACCCTGTGGTGGGACCACACCAACAAGGAGGGCGGGGCGTCGCGCTACGCCCGCGAGTCCGAGGTCTACGTCGGGATGTGCCGGCGCTGGCGTGACATCCCTAAGCCCACGATCGCCATGGTGCAGGGCGCCTGCATTGCCGGCGGCCTGATGCTCGCCTGGTCGATGGACCTCGTCGTCGCGAGTGACGACGCGTTCTTCTCCGACCCCGTCGTGCGGATGGGGATCCCGGGAGTGGAGTACTTCGCGCACCCCTTCCAGATGGCGCCGCGCTTCGCCAAGGAGTTCCTCTTCCTCGGCGAGCGGGTCGGCGCTGATCGCGCCCGCGAGCTCGGAATGGTCAACCGCGTCGTGCCGCGGGAGTCGCTCGAGGCCGAGGTCATGGCGATGGCGGAGAAGATCGCGGAACTGCCGGCCTTCGGCCTCGCGCTGA
Encoded here:
- a CDS encoding FadD3 family acyl-CoA ligase — encoded protein: MTTIPAALATAAERAPDRTALVTDEVRWTFAELQDEVRRGARALHAAGVRRGDRVGLWAPNSHRWAVAALGSVSLGAALVPVNTRFKGEEAAYCLSRVGVSLLVVDDRFLSGLLGADPVEALGLDVPVVRMSEWDAFLAGGSADLDVDALAADVTDDDPCDIVFTSGTTGRPKGVVARHGASVRLFQTWADTVGLVEGERMLVVAPFFHTFGYKAGLLACLLKTATCLPLPVFDVDEAVRVIDTEQVSVVPGPPTLFSSLLEHPRGGSLSSLRLAVTGAAVVPQVLVERMRSDLGFETVITAYGLTECGGFATGCRVGDSDELVATTSGRAVDGVEVRVVGETGEPLAPGEPGEVLIRSYAVMSGYWDDDAATAEAVDGDGWLRTGDVGVMDDAGNLRITDRIKDMYVVGGFNAYPAEVEQVLLRHEAVADVAVIGVPDDRLGEVGKAFVVPRAGVPLDPAELLAWSRERLANYKVPRTVEVVDSLPRNAGGKVTKNVLRAM
- a CDS encoding TetR/AcrR family transcriptional regulator, translated to MAAPVDRRDVILQRAADLFARQGVAATTVREIADAVGILSGSLYHHFASKDDIVDAIVGTFMTDLVERYDAVLALSDDPAERLRGLVVASLETVAGHPHATEIYQKDARYLASTSEGKAPVMDNARLIRKAWIGVLEQGVEAGLFRNDVPVGVVYPLLRDGLWLTARWFKPSRDYGYDELARDYLKVFLEGIASGVPAVRG
- a CDS encoding acyl-CoA dehydrogenase family protein; the protein is MELEETDQEQAFRAEARAWLRAHVPHGLPSGDTREGFALHLDWEKQLYDARWAVVSWPDQYGGRGASAWEWLAFEEEYYAAGGPQRVTQNGIFLLAPTLFGFGTQEQQDTLLPRMAAAQDLWCQGWSEPGAGSDLASLTSRADRVDGGWVLSGQKTWTTRGAFCTHLFGLFRTDPESSRHHGLTYFLVPLDAPGVTVRGFARLDGDEGFAEVFFDDVTVPDSAVLGGVGAGWSVAMATTGSERGLTLRSPGRYTAAADRLVELARDHAVDDGQRDAVVRAWVDAEAYRLYTLQAVSNEQAGRSRVGESSIAKLAWSELDVRLHETALDLLGPGAELEGPWSKGFQFSLAGPIYAGTNEVQRNIVAERLLGLPRK
- a CDS encoding acyl-CoA dehydrogenase family protein is translated as MHFGLTDEALALREGVRDVLAKACTPDVVRASWTDDTVTSRLWSQLGELGLLGLLVPEGDGGLGLTELVAVAALEEAGWAGVPGPLVETVAFAPLLVGTAALDDVLAGRARTTVQRSDGPVPGAAVAELVVQVHGGVDGVRLLHRGDAVVTPVETVDASRQAALVSGVGEPLTGDALLALLRGTLGTAAFLLGLARRQLDLTVAYVSDRRQFGVPVGSFQAVKHPLADAAVGTELAWPTVLRAAHSLATDDADAAVHVSAAKALASDAAYSVSRACLQAHGAMAYTVEYDLHLFAKRTWALARDWGSSTEHRAVIADHLRLEEHR
- a CDS encoding enoyl-CoA hydratase; this encodes MSEDEPVRYEKRGAVAIVTMDRPDYRNAQNSKMTYALDAAFYRAVDDDEVKVIVLAGEGKHFSAGHDIGTPGRDITQSFERKATLWWDHTNKEGGASRYARESEVYVGMCRRWRDIPKPTIAMVQGACIAGGLMLAWSMDLVVASDDAFFSDPVVRMGIPGVEYFAHPFQMAPRFAKEFLFLGERVGADRARELGMVNRVVPRESLEAEVMAMAEKIAELPAFGLALTKKAVNQCEDQQGLRDGMDSVFGLHHLAHAHNAEVGVDSLAGQDARSMRDGAT